A window from Drosophila yakuba strain Tai18E2 chromosome 3L, Prin_Dyak_Tai18E2_2.1, whole genome shotgun sequence encodes these proteins:
- the LOC6533625 gene encoding biogenesis of lysosome-related organelles complex 1 subunit 4 has product MQSNVENVSQDYAKILQSADLDKEINPLCTNIEDMLARLDEFETLLASVRAESNGMMANNVCAILGFGDSFEQLKTRIDSMEQFVGVVSANLTEVERSVDIAEEELHVTDYSLKGLLLKPLKAKLGVSDPSTFSSLPRSNLIQEEYQPVEIYKSDDYFGKSDEENYVTK; this is encoded by the exons ATGCAATCGAATGTTGAGAATGTATCGCAGGACTATGCCAAGATACTGCAGAGCGCCGACTTGGATAAGGAGATAAATCCGCTGTGCACGAATATAGAGGATATGCTGGCCAGATTAGATGAGTTTGAGACTCTGCTGGCTTCG GTGCGTGCCGAGTCCAATGGCATGATGGCCAACAACGTATGCGCCATCCTGGGATTCGGAGACAGTTTCGAGCAGCTAAAGACGAGGATCGACAGTATGGAGCAGTTTGTGGGTGTAGTTAGTGCCAATTTGACGGAAGTCGAAAGATCGGTGGATATAgccgaggaggagctgcatGTCACGGACTACAGCCTCAAGGGACTCCTCCTGAAACCGCTGAAGGCCAAGCTAGGTGTCAGCGATCCCAGCACATTTAGTTCCCTGCCACGATCCAATCTCATCCAGGAGGAGTATCAACCTGTGGAGATCTACAAATCCGATGATTACTTTGGAAAGTCGGATGAGGAGAACTACGTAACCAAATAA
- the LOC6533626 gene encoding pollen-specific leucine-rich repeat extensin-like protein 1: MKSVIILLALVAFTQAAPVDVKESASGELSRPSPISPDVLVDPKPTAKVVLLKDAPTLNRERRNEPKKPDSVKAHQLIDPAEPILLSHQEQKASPEVPHEHKHKREAHHEEGHHGDDAVPQKDEVKEAPEVPEPKKEKREAHHEEGHHGDDAAPHKEEVKQAPEAHEHKKEKREAHHEEGHKDDAGDRPQVEDLSLPHALPAVAHTAELPKKQEKRETVEKPDSVKARESLQHNPHRAEELQKAIESLTGGKAPEQRHKRDIPVPTQTKATTTDLPATTKSELGSTTPSIPNLHIPHPIPVAELFEKNKHADKSTSSSEESKEKAKA; this comes from the exons ATGAAGTCGGTT ATTATTCTCCTAGCCCTGGTGGCTTTCACCCAGGCAGCACCTGTGGACGTCAAGGAGTCCGCCTCTGGAGAGCTCTCCAGACCCAGTCCCATCAGTCCCGATGTGCTCGTTGACCCCAAGCCCACGGCCAAGGTTGTCCTGCTTAAGGATGCTCCCACCTTGAATCGCGAGAGGCGTAATGAACCCAAGAAACCCGACAGCGTGAAGGCCCACCAACTGATCGATCCCGCGGAGCCCATCCTTCTTAGTCATCAAGAGCAGAAGGCTTCGCCGGAAGTACCACATGAGCACAAGCACAAGCGGGAAGCTCACCACGAGGAGGGCCACCACGGTGACGATGCAGTGCCCCAAAAGGATGAAGTGAAGGAGGCTCCCGAGGTGCCGGAACCCAAGAAGGAGAAACGGGAAGCTCACCACGAGGAGGGTCACCATGGTGACGATGCGGCTCCCCACAAGGAGGAAGTGAAGCAGGCACCCGAAGCCCATGAACACAAGAAGGAAAAACGTGAGGCTCACCATGAGGAGGGCCACAAGGATGACGCGGGTGATCGTCCCCAGGTGGAGGATCTTTCGCTGCCCCATGCCTTGCCCGCTGTGGCTCACACCGCCGAGTTGCCCAAGAAGCAGGAGAAGCGCGAGACCGTGGAGAAACCCGACAGCGTGAAGGCCCGTGAGTCCCTGCAGCATAATCCCCACCGAGCCGAGGAGCTGCAGAAGGCCATCGAATCTCTGACCGGTGGAAAGGCGCCGGAACAGCGTCATAAGCGCGATATTCCCGTGCCCACGCAAACCaaagccaccaccaccgatCTGCCGGCCACCACAAAGTCGGAGCTGGGCAGCACCACTCCCTCCATCCCCAATCTCCACATTCCCCATCCCATTCCCGTGGCCGAGCTCTTCGAGAAGAACAAGCACGCGGATAAGTCCACTTCCAGTTCCGAGGAAAGCAAGGAGAAAGCAAAGGCCTAG
- the LOC6533627 gene encoding MIP18 family protein galla-2, whose translation MPTEIENINPNVYERIKDRALTANEEDENVPDPFDKREIFDLIRNINDPEHPLTLEELHVVQEDLIQINNGQNSVHISFTPTIPHCSMATLIGLSIRVKLLRSLPPRFKVTVEITPGTHASEQAVNKQLADKERVAAALENNHLAEVINQCISAKG comes from the exons ATGCCCACGGAAATCGAGAACATTAACCCCAATGTCTACGAGAGAATCAAGGATAGGGCATTGACCGCCAACGAAGAAGACGAAAACGTGCCCGATCCCTTTGACAAACGAGAGATTTTTG ATCTCATCAGGAATATTAATGACCCGGAGCACCCCTTGACCTTGGAGGAGCTGCATGTGGTGCAGGAGGATCTCATCCAGATAAACAATGGCCAGAATTCCGTGCACATCAGCTTCACACCGACGATTCCCCATTGCTCGATGGCCACTTTGATTGGGCTTTCCATCCGGGTGAAGTTGCTCCGCTCGCTGCCACCCCGCTTCAAGGTCACCGTGGAAATAACGCCCGGCACGCACGCCTCCGAGCAGGCGGTGAATAAGCAACTGGCGGACAAGGAACGAGTGGCTGCTGCTCTGGAGAACAATCACCTCGCCGAGGTGATCAACCAGTGCATCTCCGCCAAGGGTTAa
- the LOC6533628 gene encoding mitochondrial inner membrane protein OXA1L isoform X1, with translation MKITSKEKSKVSGMINKYKMQLWRTTNEAMALSSAAGRFNPQASAGGRRDLHLQRITRGSSLPLSTPEKWSNLGQLRFASGGAAAAGVSASKGEEFMQAVPKTELVDLPDIPAAPVPPPTDGLNVLDVVNAAGEPSFASIGLGGWSPVGMVQNCMEFLHCTWDIPWWGTIAIGTLAVRTIIFPLVILAQRNSAKMNNNMPQMQMLQLKMTEARQSGNAIESARYAQEMMLFMREKGVNPLKNMVVPLAQAPLFISFFMGLRQMANAPVESMRDGGLFWFTDLTLADPFYLLPMITSATLYLTIEIGTDSARLSAANMNTMKYVLRALPIVIFPFTMNFPAAILTYWACSNFISLGQVAVLRIPSVREYFKIEKMLTHAPSALPPKKGFVGGMKESWDNMKISKEIEERQRLDEIRFAKAGKGPLVKTYKYDPTNVAKPISAEPHMRLKEPPNKQG, from the exons ATGAAGATAACCAGCAAGGAAAAAAGTAAAGTAAGCGGAATGATTAATAAATACAA GATGCAGCTTTGGAGGACAACGAACGAGGCGATGGCCTTGAGTTCGGCAGCCGGCCGTTTCAACCCACAG GCATCTGCGGGAGGCAGGAGAGATCTCCACCTCCAAAGGATTACCAGGGGCAGCAGTTTGCCCTTGTCGACCCCCGAGAAATGGTCCAATCTCGGCCAGCTTCGTTTCGCCAGtggtggagcagctgcagcgggaGTTTCAGCCAGCAAGGGCGAGGAGTTCATGCAGGCGGTGCCGAAAACGGAACTAGTTGATCTGCCGGACATACCCGCTGCTCCAGTGCCCCCACCCACCGATGGTCTAAATGTACTGGACGTGGTGAATGCCGCAGGAGAACCCTCCTTCGCCTCAATTGGCTTGGGCGGCTGGTCGCCGGTGGGCATGGTGCAGAATTGCATGGAATTCTTGCACTGCACCTGGGATATTCCCTGGTGGGGCACCATCGCCATTGGAACACTCGCAGTGCGAACCATAATCTTTCCATTGGTCATCTTAGCCCAGAGGAACTCCGCCAAGATGAACAACAACATGccgcagatgcagatgctACAGCTAAAGATGACCGAGGCCAGGCAGTCCGGAAATGCCATTGAATCCGCTCGTTATGCCCAGGAAATGATGCTGTTCATGCGGGAGAAAGGCGTCAATCCTCTCAAGAACATGGTGGTTCCCTTGGCACAGGCCCCGCTCTTCATTAGCTTCTTCATGGGACTGCGACAGATGGCCAACGCGCCGGTGGAATCTATGCGGGATGGCGGCCTCTTCTGGTTCACAGATCTCACCTTGGCGGATCCCTTCTATCTGCTGCCCATGATCACCAGCGCCACGTTGTACCTGACCATTGAGATTGGAACGGATTCGGCTCGCTTGTCGGCTGCCAACATGAACACCATGAAATATGTGCTCAGAGCCCTGCCCATTGTGATCTTCCCGTTCACGATGAACTTCCCTGCTGCCATTTTGACCTACTGGGCCTGCAGTAACTTCATATCGTTGGGACAGGTTGCCGTGCTGAGGATTCCCTCCGTGAGGGAGTACTTTAAGATCGAAAAGATGCTGACCCATGCGCCCAGTGCACTGCCACCCAAAAAGGGATTCGTCGGCGGAATGAAGGAGT CCTGGGACAACATGAAGATCTCGAAGGAAATCGAGGAGCGACAGCGCCTGGACGAGATCCGATTCGCCAAGGCAGGCAAGGGTCCGCTGGTCAAGACGTACAAGTACGATCCCACGAATGTAGCGAAGCCCATCTCCGCGGAGCCGCACATGCGGCTAAAGGAGCCGCCCAACAAGCAGGGATAG
- the LOC6533628 gene encoding mitochondrial inner membrane protein OXA1L isoform X2, whose product MLAHRMQLWRTTNEAMALSSAAGRFNPQASAGGRRDLHLQRITRGSSLPLSTPEKWSNLGQLRFASGGAAAAGVSASKGEEFMQAVPKTELVDLPDIPAAPVPPPTDGLNVLDVVNAAGEPSFASIGLGGWSPVGMVQNCMEFLHCTWDIPWWGTIAIGTLAVRTIIFPLVILAQRNSAKMNNNMPQMQMLQLKMTEARQSGNAIESARYAQEMMLFMREKGVNPLKNMVVPLAQAPLFISFFMGLRQMANAPVESMRDGGLFWFTDLTLADPFYLLPMITSATLYLTIEIGTDSARLSAANMNTMKYVLRALPIVIFPFTMNFPAAILTYWACSNFISLGQVAVLRIPSVREYFKIEKMLTHAPSALPPKKGFVGGMKESWDNMKISKEIEERQRLDEIRFAKAGKGPLVKTYKYDPTNVAKPISAEPHMRLKEPPNKQG is encoded by the exons ATGCTCGCCCACAGGATGCAGCTTTGGAGGACAACGAACGAGGCGATGGCCTTGAGTTCGGCAGCCGGCCGTTTCAACCCACAG GCATCTGCGGGAGGCAGGAGAGATCTCCACCTCCAAAGGATTACCAGGGGCAGCAGTTTGCCCTTGTCGACCCCCGAGAAATGGTCCAATCTCGGCCAGCTTCGTTTCGCCAGtggtggagcagctgcagcgggaGTTTCAGCCAGCAAGGGCGAGGAGTTCATGCAGGCGGTGCCGAAAACGGAACTAGTTGATCTGCCGGACATACCCGCTGCTCCAGTGCCCCCACCCACCGATGGTCTAAATGTACTGGACGTGGTGAATGCCGCAGGAGAACCCTCCTTCGCCTCAATTGGCTTGGGCGGCTGGTCGCCGGTGGGCATGGTGCAGAATTGCATGGAATTCTTGCACTGCACCTGGGATATTCCCTGGTGGGGCACCATCGCCATTGGAACACTCGCAGTGCGAACCATAATCTTTCCATTGGTCATCTTAGCCCAGAGGAACTCCGCCAAGATGAACAACAACATGccgcagatgcagatgctACAGCTAAAGATGACCGAGGCCAGGCAGTCCGGAAATGCCATTGAATCCGCTCGTTATGCCCAGGAAATGATGCTGTTCATGCGGGAGAAAGGCGTCAATCCTCTCAAGAACATGGTGGTTCCCTTGGCACAGGCCCCGCTCTTCATTAGCTTCTTCATGGGACTGCGACAGATGGCCAACGCGCCGGTGGAATCTATGCGGGATGGCGGCCTCTTCTGGTTCACAGATCTCACCTTGGCGGATCCCTTCTATCTGCTGCCCATGATCACCAGCGCCACGTTGTACCTGACCATTGAGATTGGAACGGATTCGGCTCGCTTGTCGGCTGCCAACATGAACACCATGAAATATGTGCTCAGAGCCCTGCCCATTGTGATCTTCCCGTTCACGATGAACTTCCCTGCTGCCATTTTGACCTACTGGGCCTGCAGTAACTTCATATCGTTGGGACAGGTTGCCGTGCTGAGGATTCCCTCCGTGAGGGAGTACTTTAAGATCGAAAAGATGCTGACCCATGCGCCCAGTGCACTGCCACCCAAAAAGGGATTCGTCGGCGGAATGAAGGAGT CCTGGGACAACATGAAGATCTCGAAGGAAATCGAGGAGCGACAGCGCCTGGACGAGATCCGATTCGCCAAGGCAGGCAAGGGTCCGCTGGTCAAGACGTACAAGTACGATCCCACGAATGTAGCGAAGCCCATCTCCGCGGAGCCGCACATGCGGCTAAAGGAGCCGCCCAACAAGCAGGGATAG
- the LOC6533629 gene encoding pupal cuticle protein Edg-78E, with translation MFRYLLVASAFLACAYAAATYNQDGSAYITKIGSDIQPEGNYNYQYETSNGIAAQEAGIGGNHASGGYSYYSPEGQLVQISYVADANGYQPQGALLPTPPPIPAAILKSLEYIRTHPQYVEKQYRQPALQRVFG, from the exons ATGTTCCGCTAC CTGCTCGTCGCCTCCGCCTTCCTGGCCTGCGCCTACGCCGCCGCCACCTACAACCAGGACGGCAGTGCCTACATCACCAAGATCGGCTCTGACATCCAGCCCGAGGGCAACTACAACTACCAGTACGAGACCAGCAACGGAATCGCCGCCCAGGAGGCCGGAATCGGAGGAAACCACGCCAGCGGAGGCTACTCGTACTACTCTCCCGAGGGTCAGCTCGTCCAGATCTCGTACGTTGCTGATGCCAACGGCTACCAGCCCCAGGGAGCCCTCCTGCCCACTCCTCCCCCAATCCCAGCTGCCATCCTGAAGAGCCTGGAGTACATCCGCACCCATCCCCAGTACGTCGAGAAGCAGTACCGCCAGCCCGCCCTCCAGAGGGTCTTCGGTTAA
- the LOC6533630 gene encoding pupal cuticle protein Edg-78E, which translates to MFRYMLVASAILACAYAAATYNQDGSAYITKLDADIQPEGNYNYQYETSNGIAAQEAGIGGNHASGGYSYYSPEGQLVQISYVADANGYQPQGALLPTPPPIPVAILKSLEYIRTHPQYVEKEYRRPAFQKVFG; encoded by the exons ATGTTCCGCTAC ATGCTCGTCGCCTCCGCCATCCTGGCCTGCGCCTACGCCGCCGCCACCTACAACCAGGACGGCAGTGCCTACATCACCAAGCTCGATGCCGACATCCAGCCCGAGGGCAACTACAACTACCAGTACGAGACCAGCAACGGCATTGCCGCCCAGGAGGCCGGAATCGGAGGAAACCACGCCAGCGGAGGCTACTCGTACTACTCTCCCGAGGGTCAGCTCGTCCAGATCTCGTATGTTGCTGATGCCAACGGCTACCAGCCCCAGGGAGCCCTCCTGCCCACTCCTCCCCCAATCCCAGTTGCCATCCTGAAGAGCCTGGAGTACATCCGCACCCATCCCCAGTACGTCGAGAAGGAGTACCGCAGGCCCGCTTTCCAGAAGGTCTTCGGTTAA
- the LOC6533631 gene encoding endocuticle structural glycoprotein SgAbd-8, whose translation MFKTALIISLFLVAATRAADESQAQTIRYRNEIQPDGSYSWEYGTSNGIDAQESGVGGVQAAGSVSYAAPDGTPIQLQYTADENGYRPTGAHLPTPPPIPDYILRALAYIEAHPFERIQLKK comes from the exons ATGTTCAAGACC GCGCTAATCATTTCCCTGTTCCTGGTGGCCGCCACCCGAGCAGCAGATGAATCACAGGCCCAGACCATCAGGTACCGCAATGAGATCCAGCCAGATGGCTCTTACAGCTGGGAATATGGAACCTCCAACGGCATCGACGCCCAGGAGAGTGGAGTGGGTGGAGTCCAAGCTGCCGGTTCGGTGAGCTACGCTGCTCCAGATGGAACGCCCATCCAACTGCAGTACACTGCCGATGAGAACGGATACCGTCCGACTGGTGCCCATCTGCCCACGCCGCCTCCCATTCCGGATTACATCCTCAGGGCTTTGGCCTACATCGAGGCCCATCCATTCGAGAGGATTCAGCTGAAGAAGTAG
- the LOC6533632 gene encoding diphosphoinositol polyphosphate phosphohydrolase 1, translating into MVKEKPNSTRIYDKDGFRRRAACICVKSENEAEVLLVTSSRRPELWIVPGGGVEPEEESAVTAVREVLEEAGVVGDLGRCLGVFENNDHMHRTEVFVMNVTQELDEWEDSRSIGRKRQWFTIDDALSQLALHKPTQQHYLMQLQHSKTLDNTNRVVNATHPPKLTNAATPAASPTTA; encoded by the exons ATGGTCAAGGAGAAGCCCAACTCGACTCGCATCTACGACAAGGATGGGTTCAGGCGGCGAGCTGCCTGTATCTGTGTGAAATCGGAAAATGAGGCGGAG GTACTTTTGGTTACCTCTTCCCGTCGTCCGGAGTTGTGGATCGTTCCAGGAGGCGGTGTTGAGCCCGAAGAGGAGTCTGCGGTGACCGCCGTACGCGAAGTGCTCGAGGAAGCCGGCGTGGTTGGCGATCTGGGTCGTTGTCTGGGTGTTTTCGAG AACAATGACCACATGCATCGCACCGAGGTGTTCGTGATGAACGTCACTCAGGAACTGGACGAGTGGGAGGATTCGCGGAGCATCGGCCGCAAGCGCCAGTGGTTCACCATCGATGATGCACTTTCGCAGCTGGCGCTGCACAAGCCGACGCAGCAGCACTACCtaatgcagctgcagcactcGAAGACGCTGGACAACACGAATCGCGTGGTGAACGCCACGCATCCGCCCAAGTTGACCAATGCCGCCACCCCAGCCGCATCGCCCACCACGGCATAA